The sequence GACGGCCTTGGTGCGCGAGCTGAAAGAAGAGCTGGGCATAGATGTCGACGAAGCGGATCTGGAACCCGTAGCGTTCGCCAGCGAAGCCCTGGGAGACCGGCATCTGATCCTCCTCCTTTATAAGAGCCGAACCTGGGCCGGGGATGTTCGCAATGCGGAGTCGCAGGATGTGCAATGGCTGGAGATAGATGTCATTCGCGAATTACCGATGCCGCCAGCCGATGGCCCGCTGGTTCAGAAATTATCGGAAAGTCTCGGCAATCCGGCCTAGCCGTCTGGCTGGCGCTTGCCTTTCCCCGCAAGGGTCGTGCTAAGCGATACCTGGCCGCTTCCCCGGCGTGCCGGTTTTGGCTGGTCGGGATGGGGTGCCCAGGCGCAAAGATAGAGTAGAGTGACGCTTTCCGCGAACTTCCCGTCGGCTGCGGCCTGTGCCCGGAACAGCGACAACACTTTTTTATAAACTTTACGTCCGATCGAGGAGAGCCCGCCGGAGAGTATATTGCTCCCCCCGACATCCCTTATGTCCGAGATGAGACGCCCGAGTTCCGAATAGTTCAGACGCAATTGGTCGCTGTCGGCAACCGGCATTGTCAGGCCCGCACGGGCCATGAGATCACCAGCCGTTCGTACGTCGATCTGCGGGTGGATATGGGACGAAACCCGGTCTTCCTCGGCCGCCATCAATATCGATTTCAGCGATGTGAAGCTCTCTGCACAGACAAGGGCCGCCAGCATCAGACCATCTGGGACCAAAATCCTGCGGCTCAGAACAAGCGCACCTGGCAGGTCATTGACGGTATCGAGCGAACCGATGTTGATGATCAGGTCAAAACTGTGATCGGCAAAGGGCAGGCGATCATCATCGCAGATCACGCCGCCCTGCGCGCGCGCCAGCAGGGAACTGGAATCCGCGGATAATACCGTCATGCCCCGCGCTCGCAGCTCGTCTTCGAGCTGTCGCGCGGGCAGGCCGATTACCAGTGCTCGCCGAAAGTCGCGCTTCACGACATCAAGTCGTTCCAGAATTTCCTCGGCCATGATCCGCGAAAAGAAATCGTCACCCTTTGCCCGCGCATAGGCGCGATCGCGGACGATACGGCGCCGTTTGCGATCAAAAATTTCGCTATGGTTGACTGTATCGGTCATAGGGTCTTGCGGCTTTAGGAGCGCCCGCCAAAAAGATCAAATGCCGTTACGAGCCATGTTCAGACCGATCCTCGATTTCGCCTTGCCGCCCCGATGCCCGATATGCGGCGTCACCGTGGAGACGGACAATCACTTCTGCCTGTCCTGCTGGCAGCAGCTCGACTTTGTTGCAAAACCGTGGTGCGCCGCATGCGGCCTGCCGCTGGTCTTCGACCATCCCGGGGAAAATCTATGCGCAAAATGCCTGGTGGACCGGCCCGCCCACGACGGCGTGCGGGCGGTGGTACGCTATGACGACCTGAGTTCGTTGATCGCGATGCGGCTGAAATATGGCACGCGCCTGGGGCTCGCCAAACTGATCGCCGAACAACTGCAGAAACATGTCGCGGACCACGCGGACAATGCCATCCTCGTTCCGGTCCCGTTGCACCGGTCACGGTTGTGGCGTCGCGGGTTCAACCAGTCGGTTCTGATCGGCCGGGAAATCGCCCGCAGTTCCGGTATCGCACTGGACCATGACGTGATCATTCGCAGCAAGGTGACGCCTCCGCTGAGGGGGATGAGCGGCCAGCAACGGCGGAAGACCGTCGACAGGGCATTTGCACTGCGCCCGGAGGCGCAGCAAATCCTTGCCGGCAAGTCGGTTCTGCTGGTCGACGATGTCTATACAAGCGGTTCGACCAGCAATGCCTGTGCGCGGTTGCTGAAAAAAGCGGGTGCCAATCAGGTGCTCGTCTTCTGCTGGGCACGGGTTATAGGCAACAGCGAAAATATCTGAAATGCTGGCCCAGCAGTGATTGCTTGAATTTGCCGCGCGGACAGCCCATTTGCAGATTCAAGGTAGAAAGAGCAAATTATGGCTAAAGTTGAAATATATACCAAATTTACCTGTGGCTTCTGCTTTCGTGCGAAAGCCTTGCTGGAAGGCAAGAATGTCAGTTTCGAGGAAACGGACATCAGCATGGGTGGCGAGAAACGCGAGGAGATGATCCAGCGGTCCGGCGGCAGAATGACGGTGCCGCAGATATTCATCGATGACCGTCATATCGGCGGATCGGACGATCTGGCTGCCCTGGACCGGTCGGGCGAGCTCGACGCGCTTCTGGCGGGCTGAACCGGGTTGAAAATCGCGCTGGCCCAGATGAACAGCGGTATTGTTCCGGAGGACAATGCCGACCAACTCTGTTCGTCCATTGCGGAAGCCGCTGCGGGTGGCGCTGCCATGATCTTCACCCCCGAAATGAGCGGACTGCTGGACCGGGACCGGTCACGCGCGGCATCGGCGATCCGCAGCGAACCGGAGGATGCGGTCCTGTCCGCCGTCCGGTCTGCGGCGCAGAAGGCGGGGATATGGGTGCAACTGGGCTCGCTGGCGATCAAGAACCCGGATGATCCCGGTGCGAAATGGAACAACCGCTCCTATCTGATCAACCCTCGGGGCGATATTACCGCGCGCTATGACAAGATCCACCTGTTCGACGTTGATCTTGGTCCTGATGAATCGCAGCGGGAGTCCTCGGCCTATGCCGGCGGACGCAACGCAGTGGTTGCGCCGGTTGGCGAAACGACACTTGGCCTGTCGATTTGCTATGATCTCCGCTTTCCGGCCCTGTACGAGGCCCTGACCAATGCGGGCGCGGACATATTGTCGGTACCCGCTGCCTTTACCGTGCCCACCGGGAAGGCCCATTGGCAAATCTTGCTGCGGGCCCGCGCGATCGAGGCAGGGGCCTTTGTCGTCGCAGCCGCGCAATATGGCCAGCACGAAGATGGCCGGTCAACTTACGGCCATTCGATGGTCGTCGATCCCTGGGGCGACATCCTCCTCGACATGGGGGAGGGGACAGGGATCGGTTTCTGCGACCTGGATATCGGGCAGGTAAAGACGGTGCGTTCACGCATTCCTGCCGTCGCCA comes from Sphingorhabdus sp. YGSMI21 and encodes:
- a CDS encoding (deoxy)nucleoside triphosphate pyrophosphohydrolase, which translates into the protein MEKIPTLLFVVAAALVDRNGRILVQKRPEGKPMAGLWEFPGGKVERGETPETALVRELKEELGIDVDEADLEPVAFASEALGDRHLILLLYKSRTWAGDVRNAESQDVQWLEIDVIRELPMPPADGPLVQKLSESLGNPA
- a CDS encoding methyltransferase domain-containing protein, whose amino-acid sequence is MTDTVNHSEIFDRKRRRIVRDRAYARAKGDDFFSRIMAEEILERLDVVKRDFRRALVIGLPARQLEDELRARGMTVLSADSSSLLARAQGGVICDDDRLPFADHSFDLIINIGSLDTVNDLPGALVLSRRILVPDGLMLAALVCAESFTSLKSILMAAEEDRVSSHIHPQIDVRTAGDLMARAGLTMPVADSDQLRLNYSELGRLISDIRDVGGSNILSGGLSSIGRKVYKKVLSLFRAQAAADGKFAESVTLLYLCAWAPHPDQPKPARRGSGQVSLSTTLAGKGKRQPDG
- a CDS encoding ComF family protein; translated protein: MFRPILDFALPPRCPICGVTVETDNHFCLSCWQQLDFVAKPWCAACGLPLVFDHPGENLCAKCLVDRPAHDGVRAVVRYDDLSSLIAMRLKYGTRLGLAKLIAEQLQKHVADHADNAILVPVPLHRSRLWRRGFNQSVLIGREIARSSGIALDHDVIIRSKVTPPLRGMSGQQRRKTVDRAFALRPEAQQILAGKSVLLVDDVYTSGSTSNACARLLKKAGANQVLVFCWARVIGNSENI
- the grxC gene encoding glutaredoxin 3, whose product is MAKVEIYTKFTCGFCFRAKALLEGKNVSFEETDISMGGEKREEMIQRSGGRMTVPQIFIDDRHIGGSDDLAALDRSGELDALLAG
- a CDS encoding carbon-nitrogen hydrolase family protein gives rise to the protein MKIALAQMNSGIVPEDNADQLCSSIAEAAAGGAAMIFTPEMSGLLDRDRSRAASAIRSEPEDAVLSAVRSAAQKAGIWVQLGSLAIKNPDDPGAKWNNRSYLINPRGDITARYDKIHLFDVDLGPDESQRESSAYAGGRNAVVAPVGETTLGLSICYDLRFPALYEALTNAGADILSVPAAFTVPTGKAHWQILLRARAIEAGAFVVAAAQYGQHEDGRSTYGHSMVVDPWGDILLDMGEGTGIGFCDLDIGQVKTVRSRIPAVANRKSFAKPVPTR